In Sphingobacterium sp. R2, the genomic stretch TGAAATATTTAACATCTTTTAAAGCGTAACTATTTAGATATAACCAAAAGCTGACCCAAAGATAGCGCATCATCCGTAAGGCCATTTAAAGCCTTAATCTGATCGACAGATACATTATATAGCTTACTGAGCGAATACAACGTATCCTGAGCTTTAACCTCATGAATACGCATAGCTACGGGGCTCTTGATGGCTTCTGTTTTTACAACCGAGGGGGGGCTTCTTGTACATTCTGAACGATCTCTACCTGCACCGTTTCTTCTCGAACAACTTTTTCACGCGGCGATTCACCGCGGTCGTATTGATCAAGATGATATCTTTCGATCATTTCGATCAGCAATTCAGGATAACGTGGATTGGTGGCATACCCAGCGGCTTTCAAGCCTTTAGCCCAACCTTTATAATCATTTTTATCCAATTTAAAGAGCGCGGCGTACCGAGGCCTCAACAGAAATTCAGAATGATCTCGAAACGATTGTTCGGGACTGTCATAAACACGAAAGCAATCATTAATATTATCATCAGGACGGGTTACGGATTTTCCTTTCCACACTCCGCCACATTTAATACCAAAATGATTATTCGCCTCGCGCGCCAGATAACTATTCCCATTACCTGATTCAAGCAGTGCCTGAGCCAGTTTAATGCTGGCGGGAATACCGTATCTGTTCATTTCTGCAATGGCTACCTCTTTGTAATGATTGATGTAATCGTTCCCCGCCATGGTGGGCCGCCCAACAGAAGGGGATGAAGAAGTTTTTGAACTGGAGCCAGATTTAGGGGACGATAATGTGCCCCTCCGACTTGAACATGATGTAACCAACATCATGAGTACAAACATGCCATAAAAAAACTTCTTCATGCAGTAATGTTGTGCTTAGTGCTTATTTTTTAGTTGACGAGAATTTGTTTTGCTTAGCATCATGATCAAACATATCCAAATGATATTGTCTAATTGTAGCGAGTACTTTTGCTGTCCAACCTTTACTCGTGGAGTACCCTGAACGAGCAATCGCTTTTACCCAAGCTTCGTATTTTTCACCCGGATGTTTATCAAAAAGACTTTGAGTAGTCTTTTTTCTTTTCACTATTCCTACAAAATCATCGTACGAGTCTAATACTGACCGATAACCTTTGTAAGCTGACCGAATAACGGTACTATTGTTCTTTCCTTTGACACCAAAATGGTTATTCAAATTCTTTGCTACCCTGCTACCACCATTTCCGCTTTCATGCATGGCGATGGCTAAGATAACCGATGCCGGAACACCATGTTCCTCCATCATTTCTTTTGCTATTGGACTGTACTTATCGACATATGCCGCATTACTTTGAGCGGAAACCTTTGTTAATCCAAAAGTTCCCAAAGCTAGTACCAGTACAAAGCTTTTTAATTGTTTTAAATTCATGAAGAATGTTTTAGTTCACAAATTACCTTTTGCGTAATACAAAAAGTCCGTCTCGAATTGGTAATATCACCTTTTCTACGCGCTTGTCCTGAGCTAAACGTGCATTCAAATCAATGATCTGCTTTGTTTGGTTGTCTGGTTTTGAATCTAATACCTTACCTTTCCATAAGACATTGTCAATCAAAATAAGTCCCCCAGACGGAACTTGATTTATTATCGTTTCGAAATAAAATAAATTTCTCTTCTTGTCTGCGTCGATAAATACTAGATCGAATGTTTCATTCAATGTAGGTAGTATTACCGCCGCATCGCCAATGTGATACCTGATCTTATCAGCAAATGGCGATTCATCAAAATAACCTTGCACCCTTTCCTGCTGCTCTGCATTGATATCAATGGTATGTAATAATCCATCTTCTTTCAGCCCTTCAGCGAGACATAAAGTTGCGTATCCCGTAAAAGTTCCAATCTCTAAAATACGCTTGGGAGCAACCAATTTGCTCAATAAAGAAAGAACTCTTCCCTGGTAATGTCCAGACAACATATGGGGCATTGTTTCCTTCAAATAAGTATCCCGATTTACCATTTTCAGTAACGAATTTTCTCCGTCTGTAGTATGTTCCAAATAGGACTCTAAATCGCTGTCAACAATTTCCATAACCGCAAAGGTACCAAAAAACATGTTTAGTATAAAAACTTTTTTTTACTAAAACCTGATTATCAATTAAATACAATAAAGCTTTTGTAAAGGACGTTTTTTTAAAATTGCCTCAAACGCATAAAAACCCAACATCTCCAATTTAAAATTTTATTTCAGATCAGAATTTCTCCAAAGAAAAAGCCTCCTAAAATACGATTTTTTAGAAGGCTTTTTTTAGTATTGCACTATAAAGAATTTACGCAAGATCAGCTGTGATTAAGCGTAAAAATTCGGATCGCGTTACATCATTTTGAAAAGCTCCCGTAAATGCAGAAGTTGTTGTCACAGAATTTTGTTTCTGCACACCACGCATGGCCATACACATGTGTTTACATTCCATGACAACAGCTACGCCCAGCGCCCCCAAAGTTTCTTGGATACAGTCCCTGATCTCATTAGTGAGCCTCTCTTGAACTTGAAGGCGACGTGCAAAAATATCAACAACACGTGGTATTTTACTCAATCCAACAATATGTCCGTTAGGAATATAAGCAATGTGGGCCTTACCGAAGAAAGGCAACATGTGGTGTTCACAAAGAGAATAGACTTCAATATCTTTTACGACAACCATTTGACTATAGTCTTCTTCAAACATTGCTCCACGTAACACCTCTCCAGCATCAATATCATAGCCATGGGTCAAAAATTGCAACGCTTTCGCAACACGCTCTGGCGTCTTTACTAAACCTTCGCGTTTGGGATCTTCTCCAAGACATGCCAATATATCGGTATAATGAGAAGCGATTCGTTCTACCTTTTCAGTATTGTATTTGTCGATCTTAATATATCCATCCAACTCTTCGTTGTCAAATGAGTGCTGACTCATAGTTTTTACTATTTAAATGTATTAAAGTTTAATCGCCAAAATATTCGACGTAATTATTTTCTGTTTCGTGCAAACGGACACTATGTAAAATTACTCCCTGTTCATCAAACAAGGGTTTTAGAATCTTAAATATTTCGATTGCGATATTTTCAGTTGAAGCCATCACACCCTGCATAAAATCAACATCTAAATTAAAATTACGGTGATCAACCTTATCGATTATGCTACGATTGATTATTTCCTTCATAATCTTTAGGTCAATCAAAAAACCAGTTTCTGGATTAATATTTCCTTTAACTGTGACATAAAGATCATAATTATGCCCATGCCAATTCGGATTGGCACAAAGGCCAAAGACCTGTTCATTCTGCTCCTCACTCCAGTCTTCACGATAGAGCTTGTGCGCAGCACAGAAACGTTCACGACGAGTTATAAATACCATAATATACAAAGATAAGGCTTTAGGCGCAATTTTAACATTTCAATTTGAGGAATGCCGTCAGAATATCGTAATATAATGAAGTGCCTCTGCCATTCTTTATCCAACAGCGATAGGAGTTCGGTAGTCCAAGTCTTAACCTGTTAGCAAACGAATGGATAAAAATTTGAAAACCAAACATTTGCTTACGCTTTAGGAGAATAGCAGTATTCATACCATATTGGCTCTTTTACGTAATTTTTCTTTAGATATGATTTAGCATTTAAATAGGTTTAGTTTAGATTCAACCTTTGTTATCCCTAATTAAAAGCTAAACTAAATAGCTATTGAAACAATATTAATGTATAATAATTTAATAGCGACTCTTAACTTTTGAATGTCTAAAACAATGACGCTCCATTGAGCTTATCAGTAATCATATCGTTAGCTGACACCAAATCATCCTTTGTATAAATAAAACTCAAATCTGTCAGTTGGACAAATAACAGGTACTATATTTTGTTATATAAAGACTTTTGCATGCAAGATAATTCGTAATTTTCCATCAAAAAAGTTCATCATGCAAATATTAGTTGTTGCGGCTACATCATTTGAATTGCAGCCGTTTCTGGAAGTGGCATCAACATACGATCGATGCGATACCCTCATTACTGGTGTCGGTATGGTAGCCACAGCCTTTGCGCTAGGAAGAGTACTTCATGAAAAAAAATATGATCTTCTTATTAATATAGGAATAGGGGGATGTTTGGATCGGCATGTTGAAATAGGTTCGGTCATCCAAGTAGTTTCAGAGTCATTTATTGAGCTTGGCGCAGAAGACGGGCATAACTTTATTCCAATAGACCAATTGGGCTACGGAAAGTCCAAATTTTCCTCGTGCTTATTAGCCGACAAAGAGCTTCGCCTCCCATTTCTAAAGCAGGGGGAGGGCATTACCGTAAACAAAGTACATGGTCGTACAGAAAGTATTGAAAAAATCCTAAAGCTCCATCCCAATAGTCTCGTAGAGAGTATGGAGGGAGCTGCTGTTTTCTTTGCTGCGGACAAAATGGCTGTTCCCGTTATAGAGATTCGTGGTATTTCGAATTACGTAGAAAAAAGAAACCGTGCCACGTGGAACATTCCGTTAGCTATAATGAATAGTAATAAGGCACTTATAAAAACATTGGAATATCTAAGCAACTTATATTTAAAAATTTAATACGAAAGTCATTTACATCTTAAAAAATGACATAAAACTATACAATTAGCGTGTTCAAATCTTCAAAATATCAATTTTAAATAGTAGATTTGTAATCTAAAAATTGACACTATTTTACAACTGATGAGAGAAATACAATTCAGAGAAGCACTTCGTGAAGCGATGAACGAAGAAATGCGTAAAGACGACAAAATATTTTTATTAGGAGAAGAAGTTGCTGAGTATAACGGAGCTTACAAAGTGAGTCAGGGTATGCTTGATGAATTCGGCGCAAAACGTATCATTGATACACCTATTGCTGAACTTGGTTTTGCGGGTATTGCTGTTGGAGCGGCAATGAATGGTTTAAAACCTATTGTGGAATTCATGACATTCAATTTTTCACTTGTTGCTATTGACCAAGTGATCAATGCAGCCGCAAAAATCCACTCAATGAGTGGTGGACAGTTCTCTATTCCAATGGTCTTTCGTGGTCCTACTGGAAATGCTGGCCAACTTGCAGCTCAACACTCTCAAAACTTCGAGAACTGGTTCGCAAATACGCCAGGTTTAAAAGTGGTGGTTCCTTCTAACCCATATGAGGCTAAAGGTCTATTAAAATCATCGATTATAGATCCAGATCCTGTCATCTTTATGGAATCTGAAGTGATGTACGGCGATAAAGGACAAGTTCCTGAAGAAGAATATTACTTGGAAATTGGAAAAGCAAACATTATCCAAGAAGGTACAGATGTAACTGTTGTATCTTTTGGTAAAATGCTTCCTCGCGTTGTCATTCCTGCAGTGGAAGAATTGAAAAAAGAAGGCGTAAGCGTTGAATTAATCGATTTGCGTTCCGTACGTCCAATTGATTACCCAACAATCATCGCATCTGTTAAGAAAACGAATCGCTTAGTGATTGTAGAAGAAGCATGGCCATTGGCATCTATTTCTACAGATTTAGCATTCAATGTTCAGCGCAATGCATTTGACTATCTAGATGCGCCTGTAATACGCGTAAATTGCGCCGATGTACCACTTCCTTATGCTCCAACGTTAATCGAAGCGGCTCTGCCTAGCGTCGAAAAAGTTGTAAAAGCTGTTAAAGAAGTATCTTATATCAAAAAGTAATTTTTATTATTTATAAAAATCTAAATCCCTTTTACCATGTAGAAGGGATTTTTTTATATATTTAAATTGCCCAATTATTACTGATAAAAACATAAAAATTATAGATATGAAAAAAATAAGAATAACCTCATTGATAGCGGTATTTGCTTTCTTTGTTCTCTCGGCTTCCGCACAACAGAAATATACACTACGCGTAAATCCGGATGCAGGAAAGAAAATTTCACAAAACCTGAGTATGACTATGGACATCGACGCCGCTGGTCAAAAAATGACTACAGATCTCAATATGGGGTTTGATATAACCAATACAGCAACAAAAGATAATTTATTCGCATTTGATTTAAAATACACAGGAATCAATATGAAAATGAATATGGCGGGAATGGACATGTCATATGACTCAAAAAATCCAGAAGCTAATGATTTTTCTAAGCAGATGCATGCGACTTTAGGCAAGCTGCTAGAAAACAATATAACCTTCAATGTAAACCAAATTGGTAAGTCATCGGATATCAAATTACCTGAAGGAATCAATATGCCGTTTGACAAAAGTATGTTCGAAAATATCAGCACTGTATTACCTGAGCAACCTGTTACCATCGGAGATTCATGGACATCAAAAACAGAATCTGATGATTCAGGAATAATGGTAGAAAGCAAAATGACATTAATAGAGGCAAATGAGCTTGGTTACAAAGTAAATGTGGAAGGAAAGATGTTTGGTCCTGATGCAAACCAAGTTGGTAATCTCCAAGGTTTTTATGTTTTGGATAAAAAAACCTGTCTTACCAAGGCAACTGAAATGATAAGCGATGTAGACATGCCGGAAGCCAAAATAAAGACCACATTAAAAAGTCAATAAACCATCAATTAGAACAAAAAAAAGGGACTATTAGGTCCCTTTCTTCATATAGATAGTTTTAAAACTACGCGTTAATCTCTTCTTTGTATTGTTCAGCGGTTAACAAAGCATCTACATCAGCAGCGTTGTTCAATTTAATACGAACAATCCAACCTTCTCCATAAGGATCAGAATTGACCAATTCAGGAGATGCATCAATAGCTTCATTAACAGATAAAATTGTAGCTGATACAGGCAAAAACAAATCAGAAACAGTTTTTACAGCTTCAATTGTTCCGAAAACTTCATTTGCGGCAATTTCATCACCTACAGTGTTAATGTCAACAAAAACGATGTCTCCCAATTCACGTTGAGCGAAATCAGTAATCCCTACAACTGCTTCATCACCTTCAACACGAATCCATTCGTGATCTTTGGTGTATTTCAATTCTGCTGGAAAATTCATTGTATTTAATTTTTTGATTTTTAATGCCGTGAAGTTACAAAATATCTTCAATTGTCAAAAATGATATTCATCATAACATTTTTGTACTTAATTTTAAGCTATGAATCCTCAAATCGAAAGACTTTACCAAATTTCACGAAAGAAAGCGCGACTTATTATTGGACTGATGTCTGGCACTTCCCTGGATGGTCTTGATATCGCAGTATGCCGCATAGAAAATGCAGGTAAAACAACAAAAATACAGCTAGAGAATTTTGCTACAATGGAGTATGAGGATGATTTTAGAGCAAGAGTCCGTGAAGTCTTTGCAAAACGAAATATCGACCAACAGTTATTTTCGGGACTCAATGCTTATATTGGAGTCACACATGCCAAATTAATCAATACAGCATTACGACAGTGGAATATACCAAGCAGCGAGATTGATTGTATAGCCAGCCATGGGCAAACGGTATACCATGCTCCCCAATCATTAACCAAAGACCGCAACTGGCCTAATAGTACCTTACAGATCGGCGATGGAGATCATATTGCCGTAAATACCGGCATCATAACCCTGTCTGACTTTAGACAGAAACATGTTGCTACGGGAGGGGAAGGGGCACCTTTGGCGGCGTATGGCGACTATCTACTTTTCTCGCATACAACAGAGAATCGATTCTTACTGAATATTGGCGGTATTTCTAATTTCACCTTTATCCCAAGCCATCAAACAAAATTGAAAGCCTATGCAACAGATCTCGGTCCAGGCAACACAATGATGAACCAATACATGAAGGCTAATTTTAATCAGGAGATGGATAGAGATGCCTATATGGCCAAAAAGGGACAAGTAAATGATGCGCTATTGAATCAATTATTAACAGAAGAATTTCTAACACTGCCCTTTCCAAAAACCACCGGGCCAGAACTATTTAATCTCGCTTATCTCGAAAAGGCGCAAGAGTGTTCGAAAACAACTCATATTCCACATGGAAACGTCATGGCAACCCTCAATCGCTTTGCGGCTCTTGCGATGGTCAACGGCATCCAAAAGCAGTCAGAAGGACTATCTGATGTGGCTGTATATATAAGTGGTGGTGGACTGCACAATCCATTGCTGTTTGATTACATCAAAAGGAGCTTACCTACCTGTAAAGTTGAAAGCTTTGCAACATTAGGTATCAATCCAGATGCAAAAGAGGCCGTCCTCTTTGCTTTGTTAGCAAATGAAACTTTGGTAGGCAACAAATCCAATGTAGCGCAAATTAAAGATTCGCCCGCTGTCTGCATGGGCAAAATCAGCTTACCGGAATAATTAGTCCGTATCGATGGCTTCTTGTAAAAACTCTTTGAAAGGAAGCATACTTTTATAGGAAGCCACGATATTATCTAACGCATTTTTTGCAGATAAATCCTTAATAGTTAAGGATCTTTCCAACACAAAACTTTTCAATTTGATAAAGTCAATAAAAGGATTATCCTCGCTATAGCCCGCAGGGGCACGCTTCAGTAAATCTTCTTTGAAAAGTGCAATATTACCGCCTGTCAATACTGTTTTTAAAATTTCATCCAATTTATTACCACTGTAATCAATTTCTTGTCTTATTGCCTCTAAATGTTGCTTTTCTGGACGCCAATATCCACAGGCAATAAATGAATTTTCTGCTCCAATATGAATATAGTACTCTGGTCCCTGCAACTTTCTTCCATCAACTGAAATTCCCGCTCCAAACCAACTTTTATAAGGTGTCTTATCATTTGAAAAGCGTGTATCACGGTAAATACGAAACAAACATTTACTTGCCTGTATGGAAGTATTGATTTTAGGGTCAAACTCACTTAAAGCCGCTATTAAATCCGTTAAAAAGCTTCTTACGTCAGCCAATGCAGCCTCATATTTAGCTCTGTTATCGGCAAACCATTCCCGGGAATTATTGGCTTTCAATTCCGTTAAAAAATCAAATGTAGAATTTTGAATGTGACTCATATTACAATCAATTGATTAAAAGTAAGAAAACATAGACCATAGGAGCCGCTAATAATAGCCCGTCAAATCTATCTAAAAAACCTCCATGTCCGGGCAATATATTTCCAGAATCCTTTACGTGCAAACTACGCTTTAACATCGACTCAACTAAGTCACCCAAGGTTCCAACAATACTGATAATTGCCGCAATACTTATCCATTGCCAGAGCGGTAGATCACCAAAATACTTCTCCAGATTCACTGCAGCAACAATTGCTAAAATCAATCCACCGAAAAAACCTTCCCATGTCTTCTTTGGCGAGATCCGTTCGAATAGTTTACGTTTGCCGAAGCTTCGTCCAGCGAGATATGCCCCTGTATCGTTTGTCCACAATAAGATCAAAAAACCTAAGGGCAACGCATAGTTAAAAGTTCCTTCCATAAATCCTAATTTGGAAAATAGGAAAAAAGGTAATGTAACATACGCTATTCCCAAAAAAGTATAGGCAATATCATTAAAAGGAAAAGTTCTCTTCTGAAAAAGTGAGATAATATAAGTCGCACTTATAAATGGAATAATCAGTGCTAAAAATTTTACCGCAAGCAGATTCATCGAGATTAAGGATCCCACAACAAACAGTACCAAGGCCATGACTATACCAATCATCTTATTTGGTGCGCGTTCATCCGACGAAACGATCCCATAAAATTCATAAAGGCACCATGTACTGAGCAATGTAAAAAAGATGGAGTAAACGTATGCCCCGAAAAGAGTAGCTGCTATCATGACAGCTACAAAGATCACTCCTGTTATTGCTCTTGTTTTCATAAATTAATATCCCCTTCTGCTTCCTCAATTAATCGTTCAGCCATTTCGATAGATCCTTCGTTGACATAAAGTTCAATTTTTCCAAATAGATAAGAAGAATCTTGCTTATTCAAAACAACGGCAGGAATTCCATGCTCTTCCAACATTTGTTTGACTATCTCCGCCTGAATAGCATTTGTATATGTTTTAATTTTTTTCCAATCGTTCTCCATTGTTTTCTTTTTGCGTTGTTCGATAAAATAAGAGTACAAAAATAAGAGTAAAAATGAAGGCTACAAGATATATCCACCAAGATTGTAACTCAAATGCATTGAGCTCATCATAGCTTTTTCCTAGCCTAGCATAATAGAATGACATCACTGTAGCTCCAGCATTATTCACAAAATGCCCAAAGATGGCTAGCAGAATATTTTTACTCCATAAATAAAGGTAGCCAAAAAATGCCCCTAATAGCATACGGGGGATAAAACCAAAAAATTGCAGATGTATTGCACTAAAAATAACCGCTACAATCCAGATAACAACATGGGGATTATGCAACCATCTCCCGACTATATTTTGTAAAACACCTCGAAATAACAGTTCCTCTCCGATGGCGGGAATCAATGCCAGTACAATGATGTTGAACAGAAAGCCAACAATACCTGATTCCATGATAATACCGCGAACCAAATTCCCCGAATCCTTTTCACTTTGCTCCATCCAACGTTGCAACGATTGCATATTATCAGGCAATTGTAAGGATTCATTCCAGTGACCGATCAGACTCATAAGAGGCATAAAAGCGAGCATAGCAAATAAAACATAGGCAAACTGTGCCACCTTAGGTCTATAGCTGGATTGGAAATATTTAATCCCATAGCCTTCATACATATTCATCAAATAGGCCGGAATTACAAAAGATCCGAGACTGCTCATTAGCAACAATAATCGCATCTCATTGGCAGAACCATTCATAATGACCCCAATAGAAAACACCTGTCCGGTCATCTTATAATAAAAGAACAGCAGGATAATATAGAAAACTTGTGATACAAATGTAAAACCGATGACCATTAAGATCAAACGCAACAAAGATTGAAAGGGAGAAGTAGTTTGTTCGGGAAACATAAGTATTAAATATACGCTAAAGATAACAATAAAAGCAGGTAAAGCCAATATTCAGCCTAATGCTGCTCCATTCAAAATCATCAAAAGTTGCTATTGTATATCATCCAATCGCATAAAAAAGGGCTTTGATAAATTTCAAAGCCCTTAATATTTACAGTATTTTAATTCACCCGGATAGGATCGGCTGGTTTTTGCAAATTTTTGTACGGATAAGTTTTCATTTCTTCCAACAAGATCTTTACCGTTCTTTCAAGTTGAGGATCACGACCTTCTAAAAGATCCTTTGGTAATTGTTCGATAAACACATCTGGGGCAACTCCTTCATTTTCAATGATCCAATTTCCTTTCAAATCATATACACCAAAATTTGGAGATGTTATCCGGCCTCCATCCAGCAATGGAGGATAACCGCTGATACCCACTAAGATTCCCATTGTGGTACGCCCAACCAATTTGCCTAATCCCTTAAAACGGAACATATAAGGCATCATATCACCGCCCGAACCGGCATTTTCATTGATGATCATGGCTTTCGGTCCATAAATACCGTTACCGGGTGTCGTGAATCCCTTTCCATCACGAATGCCCCAGCCGGCAATTAACTCGCGAGACAAGAGGTCGATCACATAATCAGCAACCCATCCGCCACCGTTGTTCCGTTCGTCCATCAGAAGAGCCTTTTTATCCATCTGAGCGAAGTAATAACGATTGAAATAAGTATACCCCTCAGGACCGGTGTTCGGCATGTACACGTAAGCTATTTGGCCATTACTCAATTCATTCACTCTTTTACGGTTTCGCTCTACCCATTCCATGCTACGCAAGTTCATTTCATCGCCAAAAGAAATCGGTTTAACAATGATTTCACGTGCGCCAACCAACGAAGGTTTTGAATTGATCTTGAGCATCACTTGCTTGCCCACAGTATTGTCAAATAAGCTATAGATATCTCTATCTTCAGTCAATTCTATACCATTCACAGCAACAATATAATCTCCTTCCTTGATGTTCAATCCAGGTTCAGCCAATGGTGCTTTGAAAGAAGGATTCCATTCTAGGCGCGTAAATAATTTAGCGATCTGATAGTAACCATTCTTTAGCGTATAATCTGCTCCAAGCACACCAACAGAAACTGAAGGTGTAGAAGGCTGATCTCCTGGATAAATATAATTATGTCCTACGACCATTTCTCCCATCATTTCATTCAATAAATAACCAAGATCAGAACGATGGTTGACAAAAGGTAGGAATTTTTCATATTTAGCTTTCATTGCTTTCCAGTCGGCACCATGCATATTTTCCACGTAAAAATAATCCTTTTGCATTGACCAAACTTCATTGAACACCTGCTTCCATTCCGCTGCGGGATCCACCAGTTGCTGGATTCCAGCTAATTTGATTTCTCCAGCAGTAGGTGAAGCAACTTTTTGCCCAGCATTTACGATATTAAAACCATTTCCCGTTTGGTACAACATTTTCTTACCATCAGCACTAATAACATAACTACGTGCATTTTCCACTAAGGTTTTATTTTCGAGTTCCTTAAAATCATAGGCACCAATCGTTCCACCGCGTTGATAGGTCAATTGATTAGGTACTAAACCATTTAGGTTCCAATAAGGACCTGCCGGTAAAGGCAGCGCGACAATTCGATTTTCTATACGATCGAAATCGACCTGAATAGATTTGTCGATTGGCTTGCTTGCCACTGCGACTTCCTTTTTATCTTTTTTAGGAGATTTCTTATCGTTTTCTTTTAAGCGCTCCTTTTTATTAGTT encodes the following:
- a CDS encoding 6-carboxytetrahydropterin synthase — encoded protein: MVFITRRERFCAAHKLYREDWSEEQNEQVFGLCANPNWHGHNYDLYVTVKGNINPETGFLIDLKIMKEIINRSIIDKVDHRNFNLDVDFMQGVMASTENIAIEIFKILKPLFDEQGVILHSVRLHETENNYVEYFGD
- a CDS encoding glycoside hydrolase family 73 protein, yielding MKKFFYGMFVLMMLVTSCSSRRGTLSSPKSGSSSKTSSSPSVGRPTMAGNDYINHYKEVAIAEMNRYGIPASIKLAQALLESGNGNSYLAREANNHFGIKCGGVWKGKSVTRPDDNINDCFRVYDSPEQSFRDHSEFLLRPRYAALFKLDKNDYKGWAKGLKAAGYATNPRYPELLIEMIERYHLDQYDRGESPREKVVREETVQVEIVQNVQEAPPRL
- a CDS encoding LysM peptidoglycan-binding domain-containing protein; the protein is MRIHEVKAQDTLYSLSKLYNVSVDQIKALNGLTDDALSLGQLLVISK
- a CDS encoding DUF6263 family protein — its product is MKKIRITSLIAVFAFFVLSASAQQKYTLRVNPDAGKKISQNLSMTMDIDAAGQKMTTDLNMGFDITNTATKDNLFAFDLKYTGINMKMNMAGMDMSYDSKNPEANDFSKQMHATLGKLLENNITFNVNQIGKSSDIKLPEGINMPFDKSMFENISTVLPEQPVTIGDSWTSKTESDDSGIMVESKMTLIEANELGYKVNVEGKMFGPDANQVGNLQGFYVLDKKTCLTKATEMISDVDMPEAKIKTTLKSQ
- a CDS encoding pyruvate dehydrogenase complex E1 component subunit beta, with the translated sequence MREIQFREALREAMNEEMRKDDKIFLLGEEVAEYNGAYKVSQGMLDEFGAKRIIDTPIAELGFAGIAVGAAMNGLKPIVEFMTFNFSLVAIDQVINAAAKIHSMSGGQFSIPMVFRGPTGNAGQLAAQHSQNFENWFANTPGLKVVVPSNPYEAKGLLKSSIIDPDPVIFMESEVMYGDKGQVPEEEYYLEIGKANIIQEGTDVTVVSFGKMLPRVVIPAVEELKKEGVSVELIDLRSVRPIDYPTIIASVKKTNRLVIVEEAWPLASISTDLAFNVQRNAFDYLDAPVIRVNCADVPLPYAPTLIEAALPSVEKVVKAVKEVSYIKK
- a CDS encoding glucosaminidase domain-containing protein is translated as MNLKQLKSFVLVLALGTFGLTKVSAQSNAAYVDKYSPIAKEMMEEHGVPASVILAIAMHESGNGGSRVAKNLNNHFGVKGKNNSTVIRSAYKGYRSVLDSYDDFVGIVKRKKTTQSLFDKHPGEKYEAWVKAIARSGYSTSKGWTAKVLATIRQYHLDMFDHDAKQNKFSSTKK
- the gcvH gene encoding glycine cleavage system protein GcvH yields the protein MNFPAELKYTKDHEWIRVEGDEAVVGITDFAQRELGDIVFVDINTVGDEIAANEVFGTIEAVKTVSDLFLPVSATILSVNEAIDASPELVNSDPYGEGWIVRIKLNNAADVDALLTAEQYKEEINA
- the mqnB gene encoding futalosine hydrolase: MQILVVAATSFELQPFLEVASTYDRCDTLITGVGMVATAFALGRVLHEKKYDLLINIGIGGCLDRHVEIGSVIQVVSESFIELGAEDGHNFIPIDQLGYGKSKFSSCLLADKELRLPFLKQGEGITVNKVHGRTESIEKILKLHPNSLVESMEGAAVFFAADKMAVPVIEIRGISNYVEKRNRATWNIPLAIMNSNKALIKTLEYLSNLYLKI
- a CDS encoding DUF2461 domain-containing protein, giving the protein MSHIQNSTFDFLTELKANNSREWFADNRAKYEAALADVRSFLTDLIAALSEFDPKINTSIQASKCLFRIYRDTRFSNDKTPYKSWFGAGISVDGRKLQGPEYYIHIGAENSFIACGYWRPEKQHLEAIRQEIDYSGNKLDEILKTVLTGGNIALFKEDLLKRAPAGYSEDNPFIDFIKLKSFVLERSLTIKDLSAKNALDNIVASYKSMLPFKEFLQEAIDTD
- a CDS encoding anhydro-N-acetylmuramic acid kinase, which codes for MNPQIERLYQISRKKARLIIGLMSGTSLDGLDIAVCRIENAGKTTKIQLENFATMEYEDDFRARVREVFAKRNIDQQLFSGLNAYIGVTHAKLINTALRQWNIPSSEIDCIASHGQTVYHAPQSLTKDRNWPNSTLQIGDGDHIAVNTGIITLSDFRQKHVATGGEGAPLAAYGDYLLFSHTTENRFLLNIGGISNFTFIPSHQTKLKAYATDLGPGNTMMNQYMKANFNQEMDRDAYMAKKGQVNDALLNQLLTEEFLTLPFPKTTGPELFNLAYLEKAQECSKTTHIPHGNVMATLNRFAALAMVNGIQKQSEGLSDVAVYISGGGLHNPLLFDYIKRSLPTCKVESFATLGINPDAKEAVLFALLANETLVGNKSNVAQIKDSPAVCMGKISLPE
- a CDS encoding O-methyltransferase, which translates into the protein MEIVDSDLESYLEHTTDGENSLLKMVNRDTYLKETMPHMLSGHYQGRVLSLLSKLVAPKRILEIGTFTGYATLCLAEGLKEDGLLHTIDINAEQQERVQGYFDESPFADKIRYHIGDAAVILPTLNETFDLVFIDADKKRNLFYFETIINQVPSGGLILIDNVLWKGKVLDSKPDNQTKQIIDLNARLAQDKRVEKVILPIRDGLFVLRKR
- the folE gene encoding GTP cyclohydrolase I FolE; the protein is MSQHSFDNEELDGYIKIDKYNTEKVERIASHYTDILACLGEDPKREGLVKTPERVAKALQFLTHGYDIDAGEVLRGAMFEEDYSQMVVVKDIEVYSLCEHHMLPFFGKAHIAYIPNGHIVGLSKIPRVVDIFARRLQVQERLTNEIRDCIQETLGALGVAVVMECKHMCMAMRGVQKQNSVTTTSAFTGAFQNDVTRSEFLRLITADLA